In a genomic window of Pangasianodon hypophthalmus isolate fPanHyp1 chromosome 1, fPanHyp1.pri, whole genome shotgun sequence:
- the tent5aa gene encoding terminal nucleotidyltransferase 5A, translating to MAEEDGGMGSPAECSAPSSSSSFSVLSWEQVQRLDNILTETIPIHGRGNFPTLEMQPRQIVKAVRSRLEQSEIRVRDVRLNGSAASHVLHEDSGLGYKDLDLIFCAELKGEREFQTVKDIVLDCLLDFLPEGVNKEKITPLTLKEAYVQKMVKVCNDSDRWSLISLSNNRGKNVELKFVDSLRRQFEFSVDSFQIKLDSLLLFYECSENPMAKTFHPSIIGESVYGDFSMALEHLRNKLICTRNPEEIRGGGLLKYCHLLVRGFRADSESEMKSLQRYMCSRFFIDFPDINEQQRKLESYLQNHFVGLEDRKYDYLMTLHGVVNESTVCLMGHERRQTLGLIAMLAVRVLAEQNVIPNVANVTCYYQPAPYVADANFSNYYIAQVQPVFACQQHTYSTWLPCN from the exons ATGGCTGAGGAGGACGGAGGCATGGGGAGTCCGGCGGAGTGCAGCGCTccgagcagcagcagcagcttcaGCGTACTCAGCTGGGAGCAGGTGCAGAGGCTGGACAACATACTGACCGAGACCATCCCGATCCACGGCCGGGGCAACTTCCCCACGCTGGAGATGCAGCCGCGGCAGATCGTGAAGGCGGTGCGGAGTCGCCTGGAGCAAAGCGAGATCCGAGTGCGCGACGTGCGCCTCAACGGCTCAGCGGCCAGCCACGTGCTGCACGAAGACAGCGGGCTCGGATACAAGGACCTGGACCTGATCTTCTGCGCAGAGCTTAAGGGCGAGCGCGAGTTCCAAACAGTCAAGGACATAGTGCTGGACTGTCTGCTGGACTTCCTACCCGAAGGAGTCAACAAGGAGAAAATTACACCCTTGACCTTAAAG GAAGCTTATGTTCAGAAGATGGTGAAAGTATGCAATGACTCAGACCGCTGGAGCCTCATCTCACTCTCTAACAACAGAGGCAAGAATGTGGAGCTCAAGTTTGTTGACTCATTGCGACGGCAGTTTGAGTTCAGCGTGGACTCATTTCAGATCAAGCTAGACTCTCTGCTTCTGTTTTATGAATGTTCTGAGAACCCAATGGCCAAAACATTCCATCCAAGCATCATTGGCGAGAGCGTGTATGGAGACTTCAGCATGGCCCTGGAGCACCTGCGCAACAAGCTGATCTGCACGAGGAACCCGGAGGAGATCCGTGGTGGCGGACTGCTCAAGTACTGCCATCTACTGGTGAGGGGCTTCCGAGCAGACTCTGAGAGTGAGATGAAGTCTCTGCAACGCTACATGTGCTCACGCTTCTTCATTGACTTCCCTGACATCAACGAGCAGCAGCGCAAACTGGAATCCTACCTCCAGAACCATTTTGTGGGCTTGGAGGATCGCAAATATGACTATCTGATGACGCTGCATGGGGTGGTAAATGAAAGCACGGTGTGCCTGATGGGACATGAGAGGCGGCAGACATTAGGGCTCATCGCCATGCTGGCTGTTCGTGTGCTGGCTGAGCAGAACGTCATACCCAATGTGGCAAACGTCACCTGCTACTACCAGCCTGCCCCTTATGTAGCTGATGCCAACTTCAGCAATTACTATATTGCCCAGGTGCAGCCAGTGTTTGCTTGCCAGCAGCACACATACTCGACCTGGTTACCCTGCAACTGA